From one Cynocephalus volans isolate mCynVol1 chromosome X, mCynVol1.pri, whole genome shotgun sequence genomic stretch:
- the LOC134367030 gene encoding serine/threonine-protein phosphatase 4 regulatory subunit 3B-like, which yields MASRRRHVRVCVRDEDQRWDQVGPGDVSWACTELVQLPNCELDGLEQIAALVTSVLPSPTGKERLALVLESEDYIQKLLQLFRTCENLDNTEGLHRLHAIIKGLFSFESKPLFKIMLSDECIMDVMGCLEYDPALAQPRRHREFLSQTAKFQEFIPITDSELRQKIRQMYRVQYIYDVLVPQPPTSADNLSTLKHFIFLKKVEIASMLQQDRKCLSEVLAQLTDKTLDDDKWRELVLFFKDFCAFSKTLRPQSKYKLFQKLTQLEILPALKIVMSADDVLIRSSATDIFTYLVEYSPSKIRKLVMEEAEKTEGDDLFINVVIKQMTCDTDPELGGALHVMEHLRTLLDLDNMLSASNKNVRCDFLNFFYKHCLHNVIAPLLATTSEDKREGGNISTESKNCPSAVRFMRRMIGLKDELYNSYIIRGNLFDPVVNAFLHNGTRYNMLNSAIIELFEYIRVENIPSLVAHIVERFYSALESIEYVQTFKGLKIKYDDQKDRESRIQNYLRSIPYGNIPQGGAKVSEVKGEMCFKEDMGVAVMPSLENNFPDSYDQFMEMKRTKEDWNEVGLPKRTSPGDLKLFSSPSAVGNRTRSPNGSSVVRLVDYPDDEDEEEDKKEETSPRERPYLSK from the exons ATGGCGAGCAGACGGCGCCACGTCAGAGTCTGTGTTCGGGATGAAGACCAGCGCTGGGACCAAGTAGGTCCCGGGGACGTGTCCTGGGCTTGCACTGAGCTGGTCCAGCTGCCTAATTGTGAACTCGATGGGCTTGAACAAATCGCTGCTTTGGTTACCTCGGTTCTCCCCTCGCCTACCGGCAAGGAAAGGCTGGCTCTGGTCCTGGAAAGTGAGGATTATATTCAAAAACTCCTGCAGCTGTTCCGCACTTGTGAAAATCTAGACAACACCGAAGGCTTACACCGTTTACATGCAATTATTAAAGGCCTGTTCTCCTTCGAAAGCAAACCTCTGTTTAAGATCATGCTTTCTGATGAGTGTATCATGGATGTGATGGGATGCCTTGAATACGATCCTGCTTTGGCTCAGCCAAGACGGCATAGGGAATTCTTGAGCCAAACTGCCAAGTTCCAGGAATTTATACCAATAACAGACTCTGAACTTAGGCAAAAAATACGTCAGATGTACAGAGTGCAGTACATATATGACGTTCTGGTGCCTCAGCCACCCACATCTGCAGATAATCTTTCTactcttaaacattttattttcctcaagaaGGTTGAGATAGCCAGCATGCTGCAGCAAGATCGCAAGTGTTTGTCTGAAGTTTTGGCACAGTTAACGGATAAGACTCTAGATGATGACAAATGGCGTGAATTGGTGCTTTTTTTCAAGGACTTCTGTGCATTTTCTAAGACATTACGGCCTCAAAGCAAGTATAAGTTATTCCAAAAGTTGACACAATTGGAAATTCTTCCTGCTCTTAAAATCGTAATGAGTGCTGATGATGTGCTAATAAGATCGTCTGCTACAGATATATTTACTTATCTAGTTGAGTACAGTCCATCCAAGATCCGAAAACTTgtaatggaggaagcagagaagactGAAGGTGATGATCTTTTCATTAATGTAgtgattaaacaaatgacctgtgATACTGATCCTGAGCTGGGAGGTGCTCTGCACGTGATGGAACATCTGCGCACTTTGCTTGATCTGGACAACATGCTGTCAGCATCCAATAAAAACGTAAGATGcgattttctaaatttcttctatAAACATTGTCTGCATAACGTGATAGCACCACTTTTGGCCACCACTTCAGAAGACAAACGTGAAGGAGGTAATATATCCACCGAAAGCAAAAATTGCCCCA GTGCTGTTCGCTTTATGAGAAGGATGATTGGCCTTAAAGATGAACTTTATAATAGTTACATCATCAGGGGAAATCTGTTTGACCCAGTtgtaaatgcttttctgcataaTGGAACCAGGTACAATATGTTGAATTCAGCTATTATTGAGCTCTTTGAATACATAAGAGTGGAAAATATCCCATCTCTTGTTGCACATATAGTCGAAAGGTTTTATAGTGCACTTGAATCGATTGAATATGTCCAGACATTCAAAGGATTGAAGATTAAATATGAcgatcagaaagacagagaaagtcgAATACAGAATTATTTGCGTTCCATACCATATGGTAACATACCTCAAGGAGGTGCCAAAGTCTCGGAGGTAAAGGgagaaatgtgttttaaagaagatatGGGAGTAGCAGTCATGCCATCATTGGAAAATAACTTTCCAGATTCTTATGATCAATTCATGGagatgaaaagaacaaaagaagattGGAACGAGGTAGGCCTTCCCAAAAGAACATCACCTGGTgacttaaaattgttttcatctcCTTCTGCTGTTGGTAATAGAACAAGGAGCCCAAACGGTAGCAGCGTAGTTCGCTTAGTGGATTATCCAGATGATGAAGATgaagaagaagataaaaaagaagaaacatcccCAAGGGAAAGACCTTATCTCagcaaataa